From the genome of Romeriopsis navalis LEGE 11480, one region includes:
- a CDS encoding ABC transporter permease, which yields MTNRIRNRIVRSRYGKWWEKLDLLQTLIQRDLEARYKGAMLGRAWVILNQVAQLLVYTYAFSIVLRTKPAELSALPISNQSMAYGLWLFTGLVPWTAFTQGLTQGAVAVLNQPNLVKKVIFPLELLPLVPVGSALIESTMGLMLLLSAIVLAAKMLPWTIALLPLVWFPQLLLTAGLSYFTAGLTVFLRDIPQTLMVITNLMFYLTPIVYSASILPGDWKTLIFWVNPMAAIVQLYRDFLGFRGVETIIVNGAETTVQTPIHWGELGIVWSISILIFILGYGLYRRLRRGFADVL from the coding sequence GTGACCAACCGCATCCGTAATCGTATTGTCCGTTCTCGCTATGGCAAATGGTGGGAGAAGCTCGATTTACTTCAAACGTTGATTCAGCGCGATCTGGAAGCGCGCTACAAAGGCGCGATGCTCGGGCGCGCTTGGGTCATCCTGAATCAAGTGGCCCAGTTGTTGGTCTACACCTATGCCTTTTCGATCGTCCTGCGCACCAAACCCGCCGAATTGAGTGCTTTGCCAATTAGTAACCAAAGCATGGCTTATGGATTATGGTTATTCACCGGGTTAGTGCCTTGGACGGCCTTTACCCAGGGTTTAACTCAGGGCGCTGTCGCCGTACTCAACCAACCCAACCTGGTCAAGAAAGTCATTTTTCCACTGGAGCTATTACCGTTAGTCCCGGTGGGTTCGGCTCTGATCGAAAGCACCATGGGATTAATGCTCTTGCTGAGTGCGATCGTTCTTGCCGCCAAAATGTTGCCCTGGACCATTGCTTTGTTACCACTAGTTTGGTTCCCCCAACTCCTACTGACCGCCGGGTTGTCATATTTCACCGCCGGACTCACCGTATTTCTGCGGGACATTCCACAAACCTTGATGGTGATTACCAATCTCATGTTTTATCTGACCCCCATTGTCTACTCTGCGAGCATTTTGCCCGGGGACTGGAAAACATTGATTTTCTGGGTTAATCCGATGGCGGCGATCGTCCAGCTATACCGGGATTTTCTGGGGTTTCGGGGGGTGGAAACGATCATCGTCAACGGGGCAGAAACCACCGTTCAAACCCCGATTCATTGGGGCGAACTCGGGATTGTCTGGAGTATTAGCATCCTGATTTTTATCCTCGGATACGGACTCTATCGTCGTCTGCGCCGGGGCTTTGCCGATGTCCTTTAA